One genomic window of Arthrobacter sp. KBS0703 includes the following:
- a CDS encoding universal stress protein codes for MGGIIVVGVDKSGTARKAAEAARDLALALGARLHVVSAFDTDRTEVYGSGSDRWIVSDAGEAEKVAQNVATDLSGADLTITYSSARGKPAEALVREAERLEARMIVVGNRRMHGLGRVLGSVANSVAHSASCDVYIANTYGAD; via the coding sequence ATGGGCGGAATCATTGTTGTAGGCGTGGACAAAAGCGGTACTGCCCGCAAGGCCGCGGAAGCAGCCAGGGACCTTGCCTTGGCGCTCGGCGCGAGGCTGCACGTGGTGTCGGCGTTCGACACCGACCGGACCGAGGTCTACGGCAGCGGCAGTGACAGGTGGATCGTCTCGGATGCGGGCGAAGCCGAAAAGGTGGCCCAGAACGTCGCCACGGATCTGTCGGGCGCTGACCTCACCATCACCTATTCCTCGGCGCGCGGCAAGCCCGCCGAGGCCCTCGTCAGAGAGGCCGAACGGCTCGAGGCCCGAATGATCGTGGTTGGAAACCGCCGCATGCACGGCTTGGGGCGCGTGCTGGGCAGCGTGGCAAACAGCGTTGCGCACAGCGCCTCCTGCGACGTCTACATCGCCAACACGTACGGCGCCGACTAG
- a CDS encoding isocitrate lyase/phosphoenolpyruvate mutase family protein: MTPHRSASAQSAKAAAFRQLHSAAAAPLVLVNVWDAASAKLVEEAGATALATSSSAVSWSLGFPDGNHLPVDLAVEAVRRIASATALPVTADIETGYAGSDRAFDDGLLRQTITAVLEAGAVGVNLEDSGGDPLTAVAEQARRIGVVRDAAEDFGVALFINARTDTYLSGRFPESAFEETLQRAAAYVAAGADGIFVPGVTDLHVLHELARTVAAPLNALAGIGAASVGELHDAGVRRISIGGNTAKAAYATVSRVAADVLGDGNWSELAGARSHAEMDALFAPRDT, encoded by the coding sequence ATGACACCGCACCGTTCCGCCAGCGCCCAGTCAGCCAAGGCAGCCGCCTTCCGCCAGCTTCACTCGGCCGCGGCGGCGCCGCTGGTGCTCGTGAACGTGTGGGATGCGGCGTCGGCGAAGCTCGTGGAGGAGGCCGGGGCGACGGCGCTCGCCACCTCGAGCTCCGCCGTTTCCTGGAGCCTCGGGTTTCCGGACGGCAACCACCTGCCTGTGGACCTTGCCGTGGAAGCGGTCAGGCGGATCGCGTCGGCCACGGCCCTCCCTGTGACGGCGGACATCGAGACCGGGTACGCGGGCTCCGACCGGGCCTTTGATGACGGCCTGCTCCGGCAGACCATCACGGCGGTGCTGGAGGCCGGCGCCGTGGGCGTGAACCTCGAGGACTCCGGCGGGGATCCGCTCACCGCCGTGGCCGAACAGGCGCGCCGGATCGGCGTCGTCCGGGACGCGGCCGAAGACTTCGGCGTGGCACTTTTCATCAACGCCCGGACTGACACCTACCTGTCAGGCCGCTTTCCGGAATCGGCCTTCGAGGAAACCCTGCAGCGTGCCGCCGCCTACGTGGCAGCGGGGGCCGACGGCATCTTCGTTCCCGGCGTGACGGACCTCCACGTTTTGCACGAACTCGCGCGGACAGTCGCTGCGCCCCTGAACGCCCTCGCCGGCATCGGGGCCGCCTCCGTGGGGGAACTGCACGACGCCGGCGTGCGGCGCATCAGCATCGGCGGCAACACCGCGAAGGCGGCGTATGCAACGGTGTCCCGGGTGGCTGCCGACGTGCTCGGCGACGGCAACTGGTCCGAACTGGCCGGAGCGCGCAGCCACGCCGAGATGGATGCCCTGTTTGCCCCGCGCGACACATAA
- a CDS encoding PLP-dependent aminotransferase family protein, whose amino-acid sequence MTHETLDAAAAVLPAEAIDAIERAATSAHRHEELFSERAANIKQSAVRDVFDISMRPGLVSLAGGSPYLQSLPLEKLAQTAARIIAEDGLTALQYGGGQGTEELRTQICEVMAAEGILDAKPENVVITAGSQSAQDVATKVFCNPGDVVLVEEPTYVGALNTFEAYQVQVEAVVMDDDGLVPELLEARIAALQTAGKNIKFLYTIPNFNNPSGITLAKERRQQIVDICRNANIIVLEDNPYGLLRFDGQPLEPLRAANPDDVIYMGSFSKIFAPGLRIGWALVPAHLQRRYYLASEAVTLCPPTLNQMLVSAYLRDYDWKGQIRTYRGLYAERCHAMLAALEEHMPEGLTWTRPEGGFFVWVTLPAGVDTYPLLHKAIDAGVVFIPGAAFTHSDEPSNKLRLAFSAVPPEAIAEGVRRLAPVLREAIDALA is encoded by the coding sequence GTGACCCACGAAACACTTGATGCCGCGGCAGCAGTGCTGCCGGCCGAAGCCATTGACGCAATCGAACGCGCGGCCACGTCCGCCCACCGCCATGAGGAACTCTTCTCGGAGCGTGCAGCAAACATCAAGCAGTCGGCTGTCCGCGACGTCTTTGACATCTCCATGCGCCCGGGCCTCGTGTCCCTCGCCGGAGGCAGCCCCTACCTGCAGTCCCTGCCCCTGGAAAAACTCGCCCAGACGGCCGCGAGGATCATCGCCGAAGACGGCCTGACGGCACTCCAGTACGGCGGAGGCCAGGGCACGGAGGAACTCCGCACCCAGATCTGCGAGGTGATGGCCGCCGAGGGCATCCTCGATGCCAAGCCGGAAAACGTCGTGATCACCGCGGGTTCGCAGTCGGCCCAGGACGTGGCCACCAAGGTGTTCTGCAACCCCGGCGACGTCGTCCTCGTGGAGGAGCCGACCTATGTGGGCGCCCTGAACACCTTCGAGGCGTACCAGGTGCAGGTTGAGGCGGTGGTGATGGACGACGACGGGCTGGTGCCCGAGCTTCTGGAGGCCAGGATCGCCGCGCTGCAGACCGCCGGAAAGAACATCAAGTTCCTCTACACCATCCCCAACTTCAACAACCCGTCCGGCATCACCCTGGCGAAGGAACGCCGGCAGCAGATCGTGGACATCTGCCGCAACGCCAACATCATTGTCCTGGAGGACAACCCGTACGGCCTGCTGAGGTTTGACGGGCAGCCCCTGGAACCGCTGCGGGCGGCCAACCCGGATGATGTCATCTACATGGGATCCTTCTCCAAGATCTTCGCGCCCGGCCTGCGCATCGGCTGGGCGCTGGTCCCGGCCCACTTGCAGCGCCGCTACTACCTCGCATCCGAAGCCGTCACCCTGTGCCCGCCGACCCTGAACCAGATGCTGGTCTCGGCCTACCTCCGGGACTACGACTGGAAGGGCCAGATCCGCACGTACCGCGGCCTGTACGCCGAACGCTGCCACGCCATGCTGGCCGCACTGGAGGAGCACATGCCGGAGGGGCTTACCTGGACCCGGCCCGAGGGCGGATTCTTCGTGTGGGTGACCCTGCCCGCGGGCGTTGACACTTATCCGCTGCTGCACAAAGCGATCGATGCGGGCGTCGTCTTCATCCCGGGTGCCGCCTTCACCCACTCGGACGAACCGTCCAACAAGCTCCGCCTGGCATTCAGCGCGGTCCCGCCGGAGGCCATTGCCGAAGGTGTGCGACGCCTGGCGCCGGTGCTGCGGGAGGCCATCGACGCACTGGCGTGA
- a CDS encoding phosphatase PAP2 family protein: MSIRARNLAARAITEVFQPTVTMALVLLFSPAVEPGFPGTAWFGALAVLFVCLLPLAAVELLVRLGKVTDHHVSDRRQRAPVLAMAVVSLLAGLCLLLAINAPGSVIAMVLAIVGGVVVLAVISLFWKISGHAGSIAFATAVAVLLLGAPWSPVLLLVPAVCWSRVVLRAHTVAQVVAGAVVGGGVTTLLWWLLLELMVRPA, encoded by the coding sequence ATGAGCATTCGTGCCAGGAACCTCGCGGCCAGGGCCATCACCGAGGTCTTTCAGCCAACCGTCACCATGGCCCTGGTGCTGCTGTTCAGCCCTGCCGTCGAACCGGGGTTCCCGGGCACGGCCTGGTTCGGCGCCCTGGCAGTGCTGTTTGTGTGCCTGCTGCCGCTGGCCGCCGTCGAGCTGCTGGTCCGGCTGGGGAAGGTGACGGACCACCACGTCAGCGACCGCAGGCAGCGCGCCCCCGTGCTGGCCATGGCAGTGGTGTCGCTGCTGGCCGGATTATGCCTGCTCCTCGCCATCAACGCTCCGGGCAGCGTGATTGCCATGGTGCTCGCGATCGTGGGCGGAGTGGTGGTGCTTGCCGTCATCAGCCTCTTCTGGAAAATCAGCGGGCATGCGGGGTCCATCGCCTTCGCAACGGCTGTCGCCGTGCTGCTGCTGGGCGCCCCGTGGAGTCCGGTGCTGCTGCTGGTTCCCGCTGTCTGCTGGTCCCGCGTGGTGCTCCGCGCGCACACGGTGGCCCAGGTTGTGGCCGGCGCGGTGGTCGGCGGCGGCGTCACCACGCTGCTGTGGTGGCTGCTGCTGGAGCTGATGGTCCGCCCAGCGTGA
- a CDS encoding GerMN domain-containing protein, which produces MCIRDSRGSCRRPRSAAPPGPAGQSPEEGAPPAAATGPAEGSGSGSAAASGQGAGIGPGAADVPAPASGPPATAAGPAIQDLPSAGAPDAPASAAAPKATGPKNTAPGAGADVYKRQAAAGTAVYYVALDDGGTSGVRFGCNDSLVAVHDADPSIREPLHAAMSRLLSGPGAPPATGLYNALSSSTLQYVSGYLDGTTVVVNLTGSVQPGGVCDIPRIEAQLTQTAVTAVGATRAEIYVNGVSLAEVLSLR; this is translated from the coding sequence CCGCGGCTCCTGCCGCCGCCCCCGCTCCGCAGCCCCGCCCGGCCCCGCCGGTCAGTCCCCGGAGGAGGGCGCCCCACCTGCGGCCGCCACGGGTCCGGCCGAAGGGTCCGGCTCCGGGTCTGCTGCCGCGTCCGGCCAGGGCGCCGGCATCGGCCCGGGCGCCGCTGACGTCCCGGCTCCGGCCTCCGGGCCGCCGGCCACAGCCGCCGGCCCGGCCATCCAGGATCTGCCGTCTGCCGGCGCGCCGGATGCCCCTGCGTCCGCCGCGGCACCCAAGGCCACCGGGCCCAAGAACACGGCGCCCGGCGCCGGGGCAGATGTGTATAAGAGACAGGCTGCCGCCGGAACCGCGGTCTACTACGTCGCCCTCGACGACGGCGGCACGTCGGGCGTGCGCTTCGGCTGCAACGACAGCCTGGTTGCCGTGCACGACGCCGATCCCTCCATCCGGGAACCGTTGCACGCCGCCATGAGCCGGCTGTTGTCCGGCCCGGGGGCGCCGCCGGCGACCGGCCTCTACAACGCCCTGTCATCATCCACTCTTCAGTACGTTTCCGGGTACCTTGACGGCACCACCGTGGTGGTCAACCTGACCGGTTCGGTGCAGCCGGGCGGGGTCTGCGACATTCCGCGGATTGAAGCGCAGCTCACCCAGACCGCCGTCACCGCCGTGGGCGCAACCCGTGCGGAGATCTACGTCAACGGCGTCAGCCTGGCCGAGGTCCTCAGCCTGCGTTAG